The DNA sequence CTTTACTAATTCCGCGTTTGCCATGTATGACATCATATCCGATGTCAGCCTGGTCCGGCCGGTAAGGTCTTTTTTTATAAGGTCTAAAGGTATGGACAGGGATGAACTTTTAAGGAATTGGCTGTCTGAACTTTTGTATTGTTTTCACGGCAAAGGCCTGTTACTTGCCGAATTTAATGTTATCAGGTTAAATAAGACAGATATATTATCCAGGGTCAGCGGAGAGAGGTGCTTGAGCTCCCGTCACCGTTTAAAACGCGAGATCAAAGCGGTCACCTACCACAACTTAAAAATAATTAAAAGAAACAACAAATTTCATACGGATATTATATTTGATGTATAATATGTTCAAGGATGATTATTTTTTAAGTAAAAATAAGCGCAATAAGGCCTTCAAAGGGTATTTATGATTTCACGCTATGACGGGCCTCTTAGAAGGATAGACAGTAATCGTTGGCTTATACCGCAAGACAGTATCAAGGGGATGCGTGTAGACGGCTTGGTATATGCCGGCGCTAAATTGATTGAGGCGGCCAAAAACGACAATGCTCTGCGGCAAGTTGCTAATGTAGCTATGCTGCCGGGTATTGTCAAATATTCATTGGCTATGCCCGATATACACTGGGGTTATGGGTTTAGCATAGGCGGTATAGCCGCGACAGATATTGACGCGGGAGGAATAATATCGCCAGGCGGGGTAGGTTTTGATATAAATTGCGGTATAAGGCTTTTAAAGACCTCGCTTTTTGAGAATGATATAAGGCCGAAACTGTGTGATATTGTCAATGGACTTTATCGCGCTATACCATTAGGCATAGGCTCAAAAGGCGATATCAAGGTAACGGCAAAAGAAGAAGCACAGATATTTGAAAAGGGTTTGCAGTGGGCGCTTTGCAAGGGCTATGCTATTGAATCGGATATTGCCCGTACGGAGGAAAATGGCTGTATGCCGGGCGCCAACCCGGATGCCGTATCCCCCAGAGCTTATGAACGCGGCAAGCCGCAAATGGGCACGCTTGGTTCCGGCAACCATTTTATAGAGATACAGGCGGTTGATGAGATATACGACGCGCATGCCGCGGGCATATTCGGCCTTTCAAAAAATCAGATAACCATAATGATACATTCCGGTTCGCGGGGTTTAGGTTATCAGATATGCGATGATTATTCGCGCGAGATGGTAAAAGTTCTTGCTAAATACAATATCCAGATACCCGACCGTCAGCTTGCCTGCGCGCCTTTTGGTTCAACAGAAGGCAAGCTTTATTTTGGGGCTATGAAGTGCGCCGCGAACTATGCCTGGAATAACAGGCAGTGTATAGCGCATCTTATACGGCTTGTATTTGAAAAAGTTTTTGCCCAGACATTTAAGTCATTAGGGATATTTGCCGTATATGACATTGCCCATAATATAGCAAAGGTTGAAAAGCATATCGTAGACGGAGTTGAGAAAATGCTTTGCGTGCACCGGAAAGGCGCGACAAGAGCTTTTGGCCCATCGCGGCCCGAGGAAATGCCCGCGGAGTATAGAAAAATCGGCCAGCCGGTTATTATACCGGGAAGCATGGGCTCATATTCATATTTATTGCTTGGCACTGATAAGGCTGTAGATGATACATTTGCTACCACCTGCCACGGAGCGGGCAGGGCATTATCAAGGAAAGCCGCTTCAGAGCTTTATGTATCGGAAAAGATTATCTCAAAACTTAATAAAAAAGGTATTGTGCTAATGGCATCTGATAAAAATACTATATCAGAAGAGGCGCCCGATGCCTATAAAAATATAGATGATGTTATCTCGGTTGTGGTCCAGTCCGGTATATCAAAAAAAGTTTGCAGGATGAGGCCTTTAGGCGTAGTCAAAGGATAAGTTGTTAATTAATATTATTTTTAGAGAAAGGCGGGATGGAAAATGCTTGACATCAAGTTTATAAGAGAGAATACGGATAAGGTAAAAGAGGCATTAAAGAACAGAAATTGCCGTTTAGATATAGACCATCTTATGTGCCTTGACAAAGAACAAAGGGCTCTTGTGGCTGAAGCTGACAGGTTAAAGAATGTCCGCAATATTGAATCTGAAGAGATAGCGATATTAAAAAGGTCAGGCAAGGACACAGCGGCTAAAGTTTCCGAAATGAAGATTGTATCCCAAAAAATAAAAGAATTAGACCAAAAAGTGGGGGATTTGACACTTCGTATAGCGGATATTATTATGCAAATCCCAAATATCCCCCATACTAGTCTACCCATTGGCTTGGACGCGAGTTCTAATAAGACAGTTAAGCAATGGGGCAAACTGCCTAATTTTAGATTTAAACCATTAAATCATATGGAGTTAGCCGAGAGTTTGAATATTATGGATTTTGTCCGATCAACCAAGCTTTCGGGAGCCGGATTCTCACTTTTTATAGGTGATGGCGCGAAAATGGTAAGGGCATTAATAAACTTTATGCTGGATATGCATACCCAAAAGCATGGGTATAAAGAGATATGGCCCCCCGCCCTGGTGAATCGTCAAAGCATGACCGCCACAGGTCAATTACCCAAATTAGAAGATGATATGTACAGGTTAAAAGATGAGGATCTTTTTTTAATACCAACAGCTGAAGTGCCTGTTACTAATATACACAGGGACTCTGTATTAAACGGCAGTGATTTGCCTGTATATTACACGGCTTATACGCCTTGTTTCAGAAGAGAAGCGGGTTCCTACGGCAAAGATACCAAAGGCCTTTCAAGAGTGCATCAATTTGACAAGGTTGAAATGGTAAAATTTGTCAGGCCTGAAACATCATATGACGAGCTTGAAAAACTTTTGAATAATGCCGAAGATGTTTTACAGGCGCTTAAGCTTCCTTACAGGGTCCAGCTTTTATGCACCGGCGATATAAGTTTTGCGGCAAGTAAATGTTATGATATTGAGTTGTGGGCGCCCGGCGCGGGGGCATGGCTTGAGGTATCAAGTTGTTCTAATTTTGAAAGCTTCCAGGCGCGAAGAGGCAATATCAAATTCAAAGACCCTGAAACCGATAAACTTAATTTTGTGCACACATTAAACGGTTCAGGCGTGGCCCTGGCAAGGCTCATCATCGCTATATTAGAAAATTATCAGCGCAAAGACGGCTGTGTGGATGTCCCTGCCGCGCTTAGGCCTTACTTGGGGAAAAAGAGGCTTTTAAAGCCCGACAAAAAATAAGGCATGTTAACCAGGATATTGAAGATATCGCTCGGGGTATTGGCACTGCCGGTCTGCTTCGGGGTATCATTAAGTTTATACCGCCACGTTGCAACCTTAAGTATTTTTTCATTGTATCAGCAAAAATATTTTTTATTTGGTATTATCGCGTATTTTGTATTTCATGCCTTGGTCATTAAGCCTCTGTATCCTTTTGTTTTAAGCCATGAACTGACGCATGCCATAGCCGCTTTGCTTACAGGGGCGAAAGTCAGGTCCATACAAATATCATCCAAAGGCGGCAGTGTGTCGGTTTC is a window from the Candidatus Omnitrophota bacterium genome containing:
- a CDS encoding archease translates to MKCYKYIEHTSDLGIRVWGRDIKSLFTNSAFAMYDIISDVSLVRPVRSFFIRSKGMDRDELLRNWLSELLYCFHGKGLLLAEFNVIRLNKTDILSRVSGERCLSSRHRLKREIKAVTYHNLKIIKRNNKFHTDIIFDV
- a CDS encoding RtcB family protein, giving the protein MISRYDGPLRRIDSNRWLIPQDSIKGMRVDGLVYAGAKLIEAAKNDNALRQVANVAMLPGIVKYSLAMPDIHWGYGFSIGGIAATDIDAGGIISPGGVGFDINCGIRLLKTSLFENDIRPKLCDIVNGLYRAIPLGIGSKGDIKVTAKEEAQIFEKGLQWALCKGYAIESDIARTEENGCMPGANPDAVSPRAYERGKPQMGTLGSGNHFIEIQAVDEIYDAHAAGIFGLSKNQITIMIHSGSRGLGYQICDDYSREMVKVLAKYNIQIPDRQLACAPFGSTEGKLYFGAMKCAANYAWNNRQCIAHLIRLVFEKVFAQTFKSLGIFAVYDIAHNIAKVEKHIVDGVEKMLCVHRKGATRAFGPSRPEEMPAEYRKIGQPVIIPGSMGSYSYLLLGTDKAVDDTFATTCHGAGRALSRKAASELYVSEKIISKLNKKGIVLMASDKNTISEEAPDAYKNIDDVISVVVQSGISKKVCRMRPLGVVKG
- the serS gene encoding serine--tRNA ligase translates to MLDIKFIRENTDKVKEALKNRNCRLDIDHLMCLDKEQRALVAEADRLKNVRNIESEEIAILKRSGKDTAAKVSEMKIVSQKIKELDQKVGDLTLRIADIIMQIPNIPHTSLPIGLDASSNKTVKQWGKLPNFRFKPLNHMELAESLNIMDFVRSTKLSGAGFSLFIGDGAKMVRALINFMLDMHTQKHGYKEIWPPALVNRQSMTATGQLPKLEDDMYRLKDEDLFLIPTAEVPVTNIHRDSVLNGSDLPVYYTAYTPCFRREAGSYGKDTKGLSRVHQFDKVEMVKFVRPETSYDELEKLLNNAEDVLQALKLPYRVQLLCTGDISFAASKCYDIELWAPGAGAWLEVSSCSNFESFQARRGNIKFKDPETDKLNFVHTLNGSGVALARLIIAILENYQRKDGCVDVPAALRPYLGKKRLLKPDKK